A single window of Sphingobacteriales bacterium DNA harbors:
- a CDS encoding DUF4442 domain-containing protein, with protein MNKLSKTLNSLNFLPEPLKMKAISFILGNTVKYVGTSGVQFNKISSNELVASLDNMTKVRNHIGQIHAIATALLAETATGIIVGVNIPDNKLPLMKSMKIDYIKRSKGAQTAVATLSNEQIDTIKNSDKGELLVAVKVTDETGTEVVKAEMLWAWILKK; from the coding sequence ATGAATAAATTATCCAAAACATTAAACTCACTTAATTTCTTACCAGAACCATTAAAAATGAAAGCAATCAGTTTTATCTTAGGTAATACTGTAAAATATGTAGGTACATCTGGTGTACAATTTAATAAAATATCTTCGAATGAATTGGTAGCTTCGTTGGACAATATGACTAAAGTAAGAAACCATATTGGACAAATACATGCAATTGCAACAGCACTTTTGGCAGAAACGGCAACAGGAATTATTGTTGGTGTAAATATTCCTGACAATAAATTGCCTTTGATGAAAAGTATGAAAATAGATTATATCAAAAGAAGCAAAGGCGCACAAACTGCTGTGGCTACACTTAGCAACGAACAAATTGATACAATAAAAAACTCGGATAAAGGAGAATTGCTAGTTGCAGTAAAAGTAACTGATGAAACAGGAACAGAAGTGGTAAAAGCTGAAATGCTTT